The following coding sequences are from one Gossypium hirsutum isolate 1008001.06 chromosome A12, Gossypium_hirsutum_v2.1, whole genome shotgun sequence window:
- the LOC107932632 gene encoding uncharacterized protein At3g27210: MGSCVSVHKSSQEPASAMKVGLSFGSKTDNNLIIPPSLVNEKPVANGDFAFISQSPNTFKDFGSKEETFFDSRAYLDSDCEDDFFSVNRDTWNWFLYNFPEPWTAATW, from the exons ATGGGTTCATGTGTTTCAGTGCATAAGAGCTCTCAAGAGCCAGCCTCAGCCATGAAAGTTGGACTTTCTTTTGGGTCTAAAACAGATAATAACCTCATCATTCCACCATCACTTGTTAATGAGAAACCAGTTGCCAATGGTGACTTTGCTTTCATATCTCAATCGCCCAATACTTTCAAagattttg GTAGTAAAGAAGAAACCTTTTTCGATTCCCGAGCATATCTCGATTCCGATTGTGAGGATGATTTCTTCAGTGTCAATAGGG ATACTTGGAACtggtttttgtacaattttcctGAACCTTGGACGGCGGCAACCTGGTGA